From the Haliaeetus albicilla chromosome 6, bHalAlb1.1, whole genome shotgun sequence genome, the window CTCCCTAGAGATACCTTTGCTTTCTACTTCCATTGGCTCATCTGGTCTCTCCTTCATCTCCGgttcctctacttttttttcatctgcttctgTGGGGTTCACCGGGGATTTTGCTTCCTGTGGTGGCGTCTCCACAGGTTGGGCACACTGCTGAGGACAGAAATCAATGAGAAGCGAGGTAAAGCAGTGCATGGCAACAGAAGACAGTCACAGCAGTCTGGAAAGCAAAGACACACAAAACTGTCAGGCCAATTCTGAGGACCTGAGAACTATCCTTAACTATCATTCCAAGAGCTCACCTCTGTCTCAGCAGCTGAGTAACACAGAAGAAGGGGCAGAAGTAGAGATGTTTCCAAGTGCATGAGGCAAACAAGCAACCCAACACTCACCTCCATAGGGACCTCTGTTTCAGtagcagcagcactgagctcTTTCTCTGGTTCAGATGACTCTCCTTGCTCCTTAGCACTGGCTCCTTCTTCTACTTTTATTCCTTCCTCTGTGTGTTCCACAtcccagagcagcacagcagacaAAAGAAGAGAAGTCATCAGTAGGGTCTTTCCCTCACTGTTACCAAGCACACATCTCCTTTGCTCCCAGAGACTAGGCCCATCAAAATGGGACCAACACCACTCAAGATGACCTGCCCTTTCCAGCCCACTTGAAATGCTGggcttctcttctccctgaTGTCAGCTCATCCATGGAAAGCTAGTGTCCTCTCTTGCCTTTAAGGGCTTGCCACATGTCTTTGGCAGCCCTCCTAACATGAGAGGTAAGTTGATCTGCGTCCACCCCCAGACCCCACCACCACAGCTCCGGTGAGGGGAACAGCCAGGATGAGGTCAGGACGCAGGACTGTACAAGAGGGGAGCTCTCACCGGGTGGAGGGACAGGGGCAGGCGTATTTGGCTGCGTATCGCCTGGTGTCGAAGGAGTTGGAGTTTTGGGAGAGGGCGAGCTTGGCTGCGAAAGTTTCTTGTTCTCCTCTATCTCTGCCAGTTCTGGCATACTCCAACGGCCATTCACATGCTCAAACTCCTGTACCTGCacaagaaggagagaaagacaTCATCATCGGAGGAGTCACACAAAGCTTGTCCTCAAACCACAAGAGACAGACCACTCAGCACACGACAAAAATAGGTGTGAAAGGAGCTCAGGATGCCAGTGACTACAAGTTCTATGAAAAGCAAAGGCTACATTGCTCTGCTAGGCGCCTTACCTTTTTGCGTATAAGTGACATAACCCCAATGCGAGTAAGGACATGCTGTCGAGAAAGACCTTCCCGTGGGACCCCATCCGCAAAGGTCTCTGCACCATCAGCGCCAGGTTCACATAAATGGCGCATAAACAGTGAGACGTAGGCCCTGGAGCAGTTAAGAGTCAAGCAGTTAGACTATAAACCAGGTTAGCTGCAGACATGCATTGTCAGACCCCTTCCAACACATAAGGGAAACCACTGCAAGACTCCTAACCCAGAGTAACACAAGTTCTGGGGTTGGGTTTCAGGCTCCTTTAAGGGAGAAGTTCCTGACAAGAATTACTACATGGATAAAGGACACACAGCTGACTCAGAGTCTTGAGCCAGAAACAACCGTAAGCCCAAAAAGGACTCAGGGAGAGTATTCATTACATGCTTGCATGGCCATGCTACTCCTCTAAAAGCATTTACTTTTGGTGACCGATGAGTCCAAGGAAGAGAACTAGGCACAAGCCCCTAGTCTCTTCCAGCTTATACTTCATTCCCCCACATAAAATCAGCTAATACATTAAAGGAAATGTAGTCTCTAAGGAAAGGCCCAAAAGGCCCAATTCTCATTCTTCCCCAAAGGGTCTAGATGTTGCCAGTCTTCCACCCCTGCCTAATGCAGACTCACTTGAACTCTTTCTCTGACTTGCCACGGAGGTCCCGAACAAGCCACTGAGTGGTGAAGGCATCCTGAGGTGGCATTCCATAGCGCATGATAGCATTGAGGAAGGCTTTCCGCTGGCGGGCATTGAAACCCAAGACCTAGAATGGAGGAGAAGACAGACAGATACAGCAAGAGCCATACAGAAGCAGCTAGGATGCAAATGCCTGCCCTGGTACTACTTACCTCAATGTTCCCTCCCACACGGGCAAGTAAAGGAGGCAGAGGCTTATCCTTATCATTTCTCAGGCCTTTGCGGCTAGGCCGACGAGCTGCTGAAGAGAGAAATGCAGCTAAGGAGGAGAGACAATGCACAGCATATTGTTGTGTGAATATTTCCCTTGCAGAACAGCACCACAAAGTGTATAAATCACCCAAATCAAGTCCCAGCTGTTTCCACACTCAGAGAAAGTGACCCAGGAACTCTGGCTTCACCAGAACTTACCTTCAGACCTCTCATCAAAGTCCTCATCTCCTTCTTCAGAAGCAACTGAATAGTCTGACTGATTATCTGACTGGTCATCCTGCcagtctgaaagaaaaacagcacgTGAGCCTGAGACGCTACTCCGTTACTTCCCAGCAACATATACTTACACCCATTTCTCCCTCAGGTTCCTGTGGATTTGTACCTCTATCCTCCTGTGAGCCATCATTGTAGTTAACTTGCTTGCGAATACGTTTGCCCTTGCCCAGATTCCTGGCCAGATCTTCCTGTTGCTGTTCATAATGGTGACGCAGTAGCTTCTCCCAGTAATCAGGATCCACTGACTCCTCCTGCTTAATGATCTCCCGTTcaacctcctcttcctcctgccacaGAGAAGTAACAAATTTAGATCCCTATGCTCCAGATCCCAACCTGCCTGAGCAGATGTATGTCTGCTCACCCTTAAAAGCATCAGACCTCAGCCTGCTTAAATGATCTTCCATCATCCAGGAGAAGATACTAGCTGACATCCACCTCATACTCACCCCCATCTCCTCTTCACGAACCACATACTGGGCCACCTTGAAGGAGCTGAGATACTCATTCATGCCCTGAAGTTCTGTATCTTCCGTTTCATCCTGGTTCCGATCCAACAGACGCTCAATTGCTTTATCATCATAGTGGATGACACTGCTGTCCTCACCTTCTTTGTTATCCCCTGAGGCAAGAGCACAGACACAGTTGCTGTGTGGCTCTCAAGGGACTAGGAAAGGGACTGCCACCCTAGACCTCTCTGTAGAGCTATAATCAGCACTGTGCCTACAGTCACTCGCTAAGTAAGGAGCCAGACCTCCCCACCTCCTTCAGTTCTACTCCCAGGCACTCACCCCCCTCAGTAGCCTCATCCTTGAAGAGCTCTTCAGTGCCAAATTTGAGAATGTCATCAAGTTCCTGTTTGGACATGGAGCCTGTCTTGGAGCCCAACCCTGGTCTCACTACCAGATGAGTTAGCATCATTTTCTTCTTGGCCACCTGAGTGATACGCTCCTCCACTGAGGCCCTTGTCACAAAGCGGTATATCATCACTTTCTTGTTCTGTCCAATTCTGTGTGCACGACTGAAGGCCTAGAAAAGAGATGCGCTCAGAACAGTCTAGAGCTACACAAGTAGTAGTCTGATACACCCCGCCTACCTCCACAAGTTTCCCAGTTGCCTTCATGGTGGCTCTTAACATCAGTGAAGGCTGGGCCCTGGAAGAACCCTCCACTATTTCACTTCCCATCCTCACTGCTCTAATTTTGCTTCACTTCTAAAGGGGAACTCTCACATTCCTTCACTCCTCCTGATGAGTTCACTTCCCCTCTTCCTCAGGGTTACTCCACAGTGAGTGGTCTCATTCAGACTCACCTGGATATCATTGTGGGGGTTCCAGTCTGAATCATAGATAATCACAGTATCTGCTGTGGCCAAGTTAATACCAAGACCCCCAGCTCGAGttgaaagcagaaagcagaactgCTGAGCACCAGGAGCTTAGataaaaagagagaacaaaagtAATCAAGGGTGAGTGCATTACTCAAACAAGGATTTCTATCTGATCCACATCACCTGAGGGGGAATCGCTACTAATTTAAGATTCCAGGAGAGCAATGGAAGACTTGGGCCACAACAACCCCATGTTGACCGCTAAGCACATACAAGgcaacagttttcattttgcaaagaaagTAGGAGGATCCATACCATTGAAGCGATCAATAGCTTCCTGACGCATGTTCCCTGTGATTCCTCCATCAATCCGCTCATATTTGTACCCTTCGTGTTCCAAAAAGTCTTCCAGAAGGTCCAACATTTTAGTCATCTGCGTAAcagaaaaacaccaccacaaaagAGTGAGGGACAAGGTGATACCAGATCAACAGGCTCCTTTATCATTATCAGAAAAAGAGTTCCCAGCCTTAAGGTTTTCCCCCATATACCTGAGAGAATATGAGCACCCTGTGACCTCCTTCCTTCAGGTTCTTTAACATCTTCtggagcagcaacagctttccagagGCTCGAATAAGAGCACTCCCATCATACATGCCATTTGGCATTTTTGGAGCTTCctgagaagaagagaaaaggagtaaggggtggaggaagaaaaaagcttgaAGGGATGTAACTTGGTCTTGGTCCCTAGCTGTGTCCATCAGATGCTGACTCACATCTGGTCATTTAGCTTGGCACAACCACAATGTGTACCACATGGAACACCAGTGCTACCCTGTGCCTCCTTCTCTTGCGGTTTGACTCCTAGATGCCCTCCTTTTCCTTACTGACTTAGTCTCGACTCTTACCGTCTTCACCATCTTGCATGAGTCACAACGTAGCTCCTACCTGTCATACAAAGatactggaaaaggaaaggccTTCCAGAATGTTGGGTCTACAATAACAACAGgatgaaaaaaaacacagaagcagaaagagaggaaggggaaCCCCTCCATGCTTTGCTAGGGAGCTAACTGGATCCCCAGAAACAGCCAGCAGGGAATTTGCTTATACAGAATAAGTGACTGGACATACCATAGCAGCCACAGGAAAGAGGTAGGGGTGGTTACAGCACTTCTTCAGATCCATAACAACATTGAGCAAGGAGACTTGGTTACCACCACCCCGTGCATTCAGTGCCTCAAAGTTTCTTgtcaaaatgtatttgtaatatttcctgaaaagaaaacaaaacaaaaaccaagtcAGACACCCCTCATAGAATAACAAACATACTCTCTTGCTAAACTCTGCACAGCTCCTGGCATTACCTGCCAGCTACCTAGGCTCTGCCAGTGGCATTCACTATCTCTTTATCCCTTACATCAGAGCACAGGATTAGTCCTCCCTCTGCTATAGCAGCAGCAAGAAATCTTCCTCCTATCCACTGTGTAGAAAGCCCTATAGTGAGGATGAGGCTGTTTCTGCATCCTCTTTGAAACAGTGGCAGAACAGAGCAACAGTAGTTTAAGCAGCAGGTGCTCTCTTCATCCTCACACTCACTTCTGCATggggctcaactccactctgACAATGAGTTCAGTCTTAGATGGCATATTCTTGAATACATCAGCTTTGAGACGCCTCAGCATGTGTGGGCCCAGCATGTCATGCAGTTTCTTGATCTGATCTTCCTTGGCAATATCTGCAAACTCTTCTAGGAAGCCCTCCAAGTTactgcagagaaacagacaCTCAGCAAAAGCgacaaaggaaaaagagcaaaaaaaatgaggaagggGATAGGAGTGACAAGACAGGCAGGCTGACTTGCACTGCAAGACATACTGGAATCTCTCTGGTGTCAGGAAGTTCAGCAGGTGGAACAGTTCTTCCAGGTTGTTCTGCAGGGGAGTTCCTGTAAGCAGCAGCTTGTGCTGGAGCGAGTAACCGTTGAGCACACGGAAGAACTGGGAAGTAGAGAGCAGGGAAGAaatggtgggggaaaaaaaccaaaacaacagatCACATGAACTTGTCTAAGGCTTATTAAGTCACAAgcctacaaaaaaaataatttctcctagaaaaaaaagttgacaCCAAGCTAGGGCTCAATTTAGATCACATCAGCTGTTTAGACAAGAGCTCCAAGTAGTTCACATTCCAGTCAGGGTCACTAGACTGATCTCATTTGGATCATTGTTCTGCATACCTAAAACATGACTGTAGCAAATCCTACAAGCCATCAGGTGCTGGTAGGGTTCCTTTGCTCTTTTAAGTTACAAGCTCTTTCAGACCACCAATAATTTCCAGACTGCTATACTACGTACTTTTTCTTGCTAAATTAGTGTTCCACATTCTTACAACTACTCCGCCTTGAGAATTCTAGAAATAGCTAAGTCACTCTTCCTATTCATATCAATCCTGGCAATGTTCCAGAGCTCTGAacaagcagaggagaaaaagagctAAGGGTTTGCCAATCTGTCTTTAAAGTAATTTGTGCTGGTTTTCACAACAATGAAGTAATTCCAGACAGAGGTATTGAGCAGTTAAAGTACTGAACCGAAAAGCACAAGTGTACCACGTTCAGCAGCACAAATTAACAATAAGgcagtaatttatttattagctTGGCCAtttctttgcttattttacACTTAGCACAATACAAGGTCAAATTTAATATAAGTAGCTTGTACTAGgtggcaaacaaacaaacaaaaaaaagagaaacccaCCACCACCTATGTTTTGGTTATCACAGCAGAAGGATCCTTCTAGTGGCCTCCACAGGGATTTATCTTTCTACATAGTTACAGACAAAAAACATTCTTATTTTGGAATCAATGATTATATCTGCAAAACTTTGGTAGATAACCATAATCTGTCAAGAAGCATCTGACCTGTTTTGCAGCGAAACGTCTGAAGCTGTCCTTAGGGGACAGGAAGCTGCTCAAGAAAAAGGTAGATTTAATGGTCTTGGTGGATAACCAATTGTAACTATTAGTCATAGAGCAACCTTGAGCCTTTACATCCTTTTTCAATTTATGAATATTAATAGTAAGCATTCATTACTGCTTCCAATAATTTCAATGCTAAGCATAGAATGGCATCCAGTCTTAGTGCCTACAATAAAAAAGATCTGGAAATTGGACTGCAAGCACAGCTGTGATGTCTCAGAAAGATGCCTCATGCCAAGATCCAAAAAgctaaagccatttaaaaaaaaagagaaaagaagaaatcaagaagcaatttttttttacacagtcTCCAAGAACCTCTAAAACCAGATTTCCAATAACAATTGTTTTTAGCCTAGTCAGCACTAGAACCCAGCTGGAGACAGAAAAAATCGATATCAGAATTAAGGCACAAGGGATTAGGGAGGGGCTGGATTAAGAAAGTATAGTCAAGCCTACTGAACTCAAAAAAGCTTAGTTAAGGTACAGCCTCATATAAAAGCAGCTATATAGCTTTCAGCATCTACTCAGACATTTTTGAACACCTCTGTCCACCTCTCCAATTCCTATAACATCTAATTAGTTCTGCTACAAAGCTAGATGAATGCAGACAGCAAGCCTACTCTGGAAGCAGGACAATTATGCTCATGCAGCTTGTTTTATGCTCAGTATAGTAAACCTTTCCAGAACAGAGGCGGCACAGATATATGATCTGCTTTCAGAGAAGCCAGTCTGTATTTGAGAGCAACAACAGCATccaggtttttctgttttccagtctACACCAACTGCCTATTCACCCAGAGAGAAAGCTGTTTTAACCAGTGATATGTATAAAAGTGAAGTTGTTGCCAATGATAATCAATCTTCAAATGAAggctgttgatttttttttgttaaagaatgCATCAAATTTACTAATGAACTCATGACTAAAGAGTTAGCAGACAAACTTATGTGCTTAGGAACAGCTACCTAAACTCCTGAACACTCTCTGCCCATGCCCCCCTGCAACATATGCCATGCCTATAAACCACCTATGCTTCTCTGTACCTTAGACTGATTGTTCTTCAGTCTGTGAGCTTCATCCACAATGAGACAGGCCCAGTCAATAGAGCCTAGTATGGCCATATCAATTGTGATCAGTTCATAGGAGGTGAGAAGCACGTGGAACTTCACAGCAGCCTccttctgcaaaggaaaaagatgaaCATGGTAATGGGATAGGGGAATGCCCCAGGACAAAAGTAGATGCAGTGTTTCTCCAGCAAGTTATTCTGATGAGCCCTGGTCAAACAGCACATCAGAAACTTTTCACACCCACAGTTTCCTGTCACAAGATTCAAAATGCTACCCAAACCATTCTAGCCTTTTAATCCCCCATTTCTCTCTTAACACATAAGTCTCCTCAACCCCCTCAGTACCTGCTACTTCTGGACAGTTGCCAAATGTTGTAACAGAGAAGTTTAACAAATAAGCATCAAATAGAGGCATGTTAAGGAAATGAGATTTGGAGAACAGTGGCTCATCAAAAAGCTAAGACTTAAAAAAGGTAAGTAGTTTATCATGGAACTTTAAATTACTGTTAGTATTTAATGCAGTTCAATTTCAAGGGAAGCAAAGAAGTCCCAGCTATCTCTGCCACTGGAAAAGCTTTAGCTCCCATCTTGCTTCTACCAGGAAGACTAAAGTTCTACAAAAACTAGCCCCCTAGATCAGGCTCTTCACTCCTGTCAGGGCAAAGAATGCCATTTCTCAGATGTCTAGGTATGGCCTCACTGTCTGTAATCTCTGAGGAACCGGCTAAGTTCACACTTCTTTGTATGTTTGTCTTATTCATAGAGTGGCAATTCTGACATTGACTTAGATCTGTAGAAGTGATGCGCAACTTCACAGATTAAGTAGAAGAGATAGAGGGACTTGCCTATGGTCAGTATTACCTTAGTCAACTCTTTTTTCAGTACTAAATTAGTTCAGACTAGTAGGAGTGTTTAAGCAGTCTAGAACGGGAGCCTAAATGCCCACTAGTCATCAATTTGCAGTTATTTCCCCTTGGAAACTACACGCATAATCAGTTCCCAGAGTATCTGAATCTCAGCTGCCAAAAGCCAGTCCAGTGCATCTCTTCTTTCAGTTCAGGCTTGCATTACAGCAGAGTTCTGTACCTTCATTCTGGATGCTTTTTTGCCTCCACGTATGGCATTATCCTCAAATGTGAACTCATTCTCACGGATAATGGCTCGGCTATCTTTGTCCCCAACGTAGGTCACTACATACATATCTGGGGCCCACATCTCAAATTCTCGTTCCCAGTTGATGATTGTGGACAGCGGGGCACTCACCAAGAAGGGACCCTTTGAGTGGCCCTACAAATAGAGTCAGTAAGAGCATTAGATGAATGCAACCACTAACACAGGCAGCATCTCCCTGGGTAGTGATCTCCCAGCTCTCACCTCTTTGTACAAGGAATATAGGAACACAGCTGTCTGCACAGTCTTTCCCAGACCCATTTCATCAGCCAAGATTGTATCTGTGCCCTGGGCCCAGGAGAAGCGCAGCCAGTTCAGTCCTTCCAGTTGGTAGGGATGCAAGGTCCCCCCTGTTACATCGAGGTACTCTGGTTGCCGGTCATATTTCACTGTTGGCTacagtagggaaaaaaaggaagagttgaGATCCTTTACCTTAGCTAGGCAACTACCAAGACTCCCTTCCCAGCCACCCATATATTCCCTACTGCAGATGAGACTTCACAGATGACAACCAGACTAGCACCAGACAAAATTCCCAAATGGCCAAAGGTATCAACcaaaaagccctttttttttgtgaaatccTTTTGCCAAGAGCCAGCCAGCATCTCACCCAATGGACAAGATGGGCCTTTGTCTGAAGGCTCTATAACCTCTTTGTTCTTTGGGCCAGGAAGGAACTCTAAACCATATGGCTCTTCACTCTTCAGTTTCCCATTTAcctgcctccctccccaaaGTAAGCAACTGTATCAGGTGGTTCCTAAGCAATAAACAGTAACTTACATCTACTGTGGGAGTCTCAGGGGGCCTTTCCAGTTTCCGCATCTTCACTTTCTTTAACTTCTTACCAGGCCTGCCCTCTTCACCTCTCATCAGCTCCCTATGCAGACAGAGTCCCAAGAATGTGCAAGTTTAATGGCTTTTGTAACGGATCAAGGGAAAACTACTGCAAAGAACAGGAGGGTGATCACCCAACTCAAATAGGCTCAAGAGAACAGGGCTGGAACTTTCATGAATTGGTGGTGGAGAGGCACAAGGTCCCTGCCCAAAGGAATAAGGAGTCAGCAACAAGAAGATGCTTCTTTGCTATTATCTCCATATATTAATCCAGCCAGTGCTAGGGGCTGACATACTCCAGTGTTTTCTcttgagggaagggaaaggaacaCCACCTCTAGATACTTGTCTTACCTGTGATTCCAGTAGGCTTGCTTGTAGAGGTCATAATCTTGGATGTCCACATCTTCACTTTCCCAGGATGCCTGGTCATAAGGTAGGTCTCTCCATTTAATCAAATAGTGGACATTCCCCTTCTTATCCACACTGCAGAAGAAACCAGTCAGTCTTAAGCACAGTGAAATGACAGTATTCACCCAATCCTCTCAaatgggagaggggaaaaggattCCTTGATGaagcaacagaaacagaagaacagcGTCTGTCATACCAAAGGAGCTCCTGCTGTTTCCCCCAGTCATATTGCAGTTTACCTTATCCATTCTCCCTTAGCCCTGCTTAAGGTCTTTGCTGAAAATCCCTTTGCTACTTCCCCTACCTATGGTTAAGGATCCTGTGGATCATCATCCACTCGGGCTTGATCCCATATCGATAGAAGCGCTCCTCCATCTCAGCATATTTGGGGtccttgttttttctctttcggcttttctcctcttcccctccaaaGTCCCCTGAGGGTGGCTCATCCATATCATTTTTGCGTTGGTAGTTACGAAACATGACCTGGCAGTGCAGCTCCAGCTGGAGCCAGGACAGAAGCAGTTAGTAGGTGTTTTCCCCTCAACCAACCAACATACCTCCCCACAACTATCCACCCTTATGATGTGGTTAGAGTCCTCCGCTCACCTGCAACTCTGACACCCATGAGCAGTGCCAGTAGGACATGCCCTGCCACTTGACAAAGAACTGCCTTTCAGGCCGACCCTCCAGAGGCTTAGGGGGAGGAGCATTAGGGTCTGCATCAGGTGGACGTGGTGGCGGGGGGCCAACCGGGGGCTGACCCCATTTCCAGATCAGGATCTTCTGCACCTTTCCTTTCAAAGCTGGGCACTGAAAAGTTAAACAAAGCTTGTTACATCAGAGTGTACATACTCTTAACACACAAGCACCAAGTAGCAGAAACATACAGAGTCACAGTTCTCTTCCTTCATTACAGCTTGGACTTGGAAGCTTTCATCCTCTTATCTCCAGCATTTCTTTGAGCTTTCTCCagtttgtcttttcttcctagGACTGACAAACCCCAAACTGAATTCTGTATCTCAATTTAGTTGTCTCCCCAGGGCCACACCAATTCAGAAATTCTacaggaaatacagaaattgcTAGGCTTTATGAGCCCAGTAGTCTATCCAACCACAACTCCATTGAAAGTTtgtagagaaaatattttgctgtagAACTAATCAGCCCAGCACAGGGATATGTCCTGAAGCAGCTTCTTTTGTTCATCATCTTAAAAGTCCTTATCACCTAATGAAAGTACCTAACACCATTTATAATACTTCATTTCAAGAACTTCCTGGAAAAGTGTGACATTTCTCCCAACCATCTACTACAAAAGGGCTTGGCATTACAGAGCTTGCAGTGCAAAAAAACTGTTTGGCTCAgcatcaaagtattttttttaagcactggaTTTGCTTGCACTCATTGTCCTGCTTCTACGTACATACAGGATCCAAGAAAATTAAGCCTTTGGCATCCTGAACCCAAAACTGCACAACTACTCAGCACATGGGCAAACCTCATGAGACTCAATGCTGTAaccctgtgctttctgctgtCTGGAGAAAGCAGCCAATCGACAAGGTGCAATCCAGCCACAAAAAAATCAGCCCTCGCTGTTTCATGACAAAAGTGTGAGACGACATAGACTCTTCCGAAGACTAATCATTTCTGGGAAAATATGATGATCCAAGGGGATTAGATTGATCATCTCTTGTAACAATAGGAGAATGGTACTAGCAGAAACTCACAGTGCAACGAGGACACAGCCACTCTCCATTAGGAATCTCTGGCAATGGGGGATTCAGACAGTGGATGTGATAGGATGAAGGACAGGCatcacagcacagcagctctcCTCCATCCTTGCAGACTCTACAGAACTCCATATGATGGtcatcctcttcctcagcaTCCCCCACAACATCTTCCAGGATTTCCTCACCTTCAGAGTTATCCTCTTTTGCTTCCCACTGAATGCCCTCTTTTTCCTACAGGAGAGGGAAATCAGAAAACCGAAGTCACACATTTGTGATTATTTTATGACCGCAGAAGAACGGCCCCAAGTCACTTGACATCCCCCTCCATGATCTCTTGCACAGTGTGGGGGAATCCAGTACTTACACAGTGTGGGCAGCTCCATTTGCCCTCTGGGGCTTTCTCCATGTCTGGGTCCAGGCAAACCATGTGGTAGGCACGAGGGCAGGTATCACACAGTATAatttctcctccctgctggCACACCTCACAGTAGTCCTGGTGATCAGTCTCATAGCCATCCACAGCCACTGTGGAGTCCTCCTCACCTGCAGAGGGTGGTGAGGAGTTACAGCAGTACAAGCCACAGGTACAGGCTTCCTATAGCAAGGGAGGGTACTCACCCCACAGCCTATGTAGTAATATAGAGATCCAGAATCCAAAACTCTTGCTCCATCTATGTAAGTAAATAGGGCAGGGAGCAAGAGCAAAACAAGCCCCTTTGTGCCTCCTTCCACCCATGAAATTAAAGGTGTAGCTGAGGCCAGGAAAACTCAGCACTGTGTCTGTTCCCCTACCAAGGTAAGAAAGAACTCCTGAAAACCttttccttattaaaaataacatcaggTTCTTCCTTCACAAACAATTTTCCTCCCTCAAGCATGCTGTTAAATACCCAAATTCTGCACAGACATTCCTCTAATCTTTCTACACACTTAGCTGCGCTTCCAACTCCAACTGACAGCAAGCATCaatacctttctttttctttttcccagctttgaGTTTTTTGCGACTGCGGCTACTACGGCTTGTAGACCCATCTGAAACAGAGTAGCTGTTGATGCTGGCATCATCAAAGTCTGACTCCACATCCAGATCATCATCTTCACTCTGaggtagattaaaaaaaagctatgctACTGAGGCACCCATGCTGAGGGCTGCAATCAGACATACATCCTAGCATTTCTAGCACATCATCACCTCCTCCTCAGAAGGTCAAGGAAGGAGCATCACTTACTGATGATCTTTTACGCTTGGAACCAAATCCTCCCAGTTTGATTTTCAAAGGTGCCACCTTCTTTGTTTTAGGT encodes:
- the CHD4 gene encoding chromodomain-helicase-DNA-binding protein 4 isoform X2, whose amino-acid sequence is MASGIGSPSPCSGGSDDDEMEILLNNAIPQHPEPEEEPEEELLSEAETPKIKKKKKPKKLKEPKVPKLSKRQKKELGDSSGEGNEFVEEEEEVLRSDSEGSDYTPGKKKKKKLGPKKEKKNKAKRKEEEEEEEEDDDSKEPKSSAQLLEDWGMEDIDHIFTEEDYRTLTNYKAFSQFVRPLIAAKNPKIAVSKMMMVLGAKWREFSTNNPFKGSSGASVAAAAAAAVAVVESMVTNVDAVLPQPPVDVPLRKAKTKEGKGPNARRKPKASPRIPDIKKPKTKKVAPLKIKLGGFGSKRKRSSSEDDDLDVESDFDDASINSYSVSDGSTSRSSRSRKKLKAGKKKKKGEEDSTVAVDGYETDHQDYCEVCQQGGEIILCDTCPRAYHMVCLDPDMEKAPEGKWSCPHCEKEGIQWEAKEDNSEGEEILEDVVGDAEEEDDHHMEFCRVCKDGGELLCCDACPSSYHIHCLNPPLPEIPNGEWLCPRCTCPALKGKVQKILIWKWGQPPVGPPPPRPPDADPNAPPPKPLEGRPERQFFVKWQGMSYWHCSWVSELQLELHCQVMFRNYQRKNDMDEPPSGDFGGEEEKSRKRKNKDPKYAEMEERFYRYGIKPEWMMIHRILNHSVDKKGNVHYLIKWRDLPYDQASWESEDVDIQDYDLYKQAYWNHRELMRGEEGRPGKKLKKVKMRKLERPPETPTVDPTVKYDRQPEYLDVTGGTLHPYQLEGLNWLRFSWAQGTDTILADEMGLGKTVQTAVFLYSLYKEGHSKGPFLVSAPLSTIINWEREFEMWAPDMYVVTYVGDKDSRAIIRENEFTFEDNAIRGGKKASRMKKEAAVKFHVLLTSYELITIDMAILGSIDWACLIVDEAHRLKNNQSKFFRVLNGYSLQHKLLLTGTPLQNNLEELFHLLNFLTPERFHNLEGFLEEFADIAKEDQIKKLHDMLGPHMLRRLKADVFKNMPSKTELIVRVELSPMQKKYYKYILTRNFEALNARGGGNQVSLLNVVMDLKKCCNHPYLFPVAAMEAPKMPNGMYDGSALIRASGKLLLLQKMLKNLKEGGHRVLIFSQMTKMLDLLEDFLEHEGYKYERIDGGITGNMRQEAIDRFNAPGAQQFCFLLSTRAGGLGINLATADTVIIYDSDWNPHNDIQAFSRAHRIGQNKKVMIYRFVTRASVEERITQVAKKKMMLTHLVVRPGLGSKTGSMSKQELDDILKFGTEELFKDEATEGGDNKEGEDSSVIHYDDKAIERLLDRNQDETEDTELQGMNEYLSSFKVAQYVVREEEMGEEEEVEREIIKQEESVDPDYWEKLLRHHYEQQQEDLARNLGKGKRIRKQVNYNDGSQEDRGSRAVFLSDWQDDQSDNQSDYSVASEEGDEDFDERSEAAFLSSAARRPSRKGLRNDKDKPLPPLLARVGGNIEVLGFNARQRKAFLNAIMRYGMPPQDAFTTQWLVRDLRGKSEKEFKAYVSLFMRHLCEPGADGAETFADGVPREGLSRQHVLTRIGVMSLIRKKVQEFEHVNGRWSMPELAEIEENKKLSQPSSPSPKTPTPSTPGDTQPNTPAPVPPPEEGIKVEEGASAKEQGESSEPEKELSAAATETEVPMECAQPVETPPQEAKSPVNPTEADEKKVEEPEMKERPDEPMEVESKADVEKVEDRAPIENPPEPPIITLDEKDEKKDDDKRDVVMLQNGEMLKESVDERHKKAVKQRFMFNIADGGFTELHSLWQNEERAATVTKKTYEIWHRRHDYWLLAGIINHGYARWQDIQNDPRYAILNEPFKGEMNRGNFLEIKNKFLARRFKLLEQALVIEEQLRRAAYLNMSEDPSHPSMALNTRFAEVECLAESHQHLSKESMAGNKPANAVLHKVLKQLEELLSDMKADVTRLPATIARIPPVAVRLQMSERNILSRLANRSSEPPPPPPPQQVAQQQ